In the genome of Phycisphaerales bacterium, one region contains:
- a CDS encoding anion transporter, with protein MDPIIWLVFAVVYVGMVLGGLPGLAIDRTGIALLGAIALLATGRLDATGAWDSIDVPTIALLLGLMVVSAQFRLGGTYAALTRHLAAAEVAPPALLALVIGAAGLLSALLANDIICLAMTPLLIEGCTRRGLHCKPFLLGLACAANVGSAATLIGNPQNMLIGQKLQLSFAGYLLDGVVPAVLGCAATWLVLVWLTRGNWHEQSQPVTVEAPPFHPWQTLKGALVLFAIVAAFLFAPYPREIVALAGAGVLLLSRRMHTRGMLGLVDWPLLVLFCGLFVVNHALAMTGGVERALIGLRGAGVDLEHPGWLFGATVVLSNLVSNVPAVMLLLPVAEQAPFGGPILALASTLAGNLFIVGSIANIIVVEQARLMGVRITWREHARIGVPVTGLTLLIACGWLAVRAYA; from the coding sequence ATGGACCCGATCATCTGGCTCGTCTTCGCAGTCGTCTACGTCGGCATGGTGCTGGGAGGGTTGCCTGGCCTGGCCATCGACCGAACGGGCATCGCGTTACTCGGGGCCATTGCACTGCTCGCAACCGGACGCCTCGATGCTACCGGGGCGTGGGACAGCATCGACGTCCCCACGATCGCGCTGCTGCTGGGGCTGATGGTGGTTTCAGCCCAGTTTCGATTGGGGGGGACCTACGCCGCTCTGACGCGCCATCTGGCTGCGGCGGAGGTTGCGCCACCGGCCCTGCTCGCGCTCGTCATCGGAGCGGCCGGTTTGCTTTCCGCACTCCTGGCGAACGACATCATCTGCCTTGCCATGACACCCTTGCTGATCGAAGGTTGCACGCGGCGCGGGCTGCACTGCAAGCCGTTCCTGCTGGGGCTGGCGTGTGCGGCCAACGTCGGGTCCGCGGCGACACTGATCGGCAATCCGCAGAACATGCTGATCGGCCAGAAGCTGCAGTTGTCGTTCGCGGGCTACCTGCTGGACGGGGTCGTGCCGGCGGTTCTCGGTTGTGCGGCGACCTGGCTGGTGCTGGTCTGGTTGACTCGTGGCAACTGGCACGAGCAGTCCCAACCGGTCACCGTGGAGGCCCCGCCATTCCATCCGTGGCAGACGCTGAAGGGTGCGCTGGTTTTGTTCGCCATTGTGGCAGCGTTCCTGTTCGCGCCATATCCGCGCGAGATCGTTGCGCTGGCGGGCGCCGGTGTGCTGCTGCTCAGCCGTCGCATGCACACGCGCGGCATGCTCGGCCTGGTAGACTGGCCGTTGCTGGTGCTTTTCTGCGGATTGTTCGTAGTGAATCACGCCCTGGCGATGACCGGAGGCGTCGAGCGCGCCCTGATTGGGCTGCGCGGCGCCGGCGTGGATCTAGAGCATCCCGGTTGGCTTTTCGGCGCCACAGTCGTGTTGTCGAACCTCGTGTCGAATGTTCCGGCCGTCATGCTGCTGCTGCCAGTGGCGGAGCAAGCCCCGTTCGGGGGACCGATCCTCGCACTCGCCAGCACGCTGGCGGGGAACCTGTTTATCGTGGGCAGCATCGCGAACATCATCGTGGTCGAGCAGGCCCGGCTGATGGGGGTACGCATCACCTGGCGTGAGCACGCCCGCATCGGCGTACCCGTCACGGGACTGACGCTGCTGATTGCGTGCGGGTGGCTGGCTGTACGTGCGTATGCCTGA
- a CDS encoding amidohydrolase family protein — translation MSHHDQDAPVHGGRSPANRLGLDYHTVPPRRFTGRSIDIHTHVRRSPTLPQFFEAADLYGVGTVVSMTPLDEVPALQDEYGDRLRFIAIPNWRQKDRTEDFRRQWLADLEAFAGRGARRMKFWMAPPMREKFPRLLRDDFFTPVLEQGCALGFDFMIHAGDPTAWFAPGGKYADAARFGTKESQYDQLEYLLERVAPRNVIAAHMGGNCEDPGFLARLLDRYPNLYLDSSATKWIVRAVAAQPEGVRALLLRHPTRILFGSDLVVADHYDFDHYASRYWCQVQMWESVYRGESPIEDPDAAPPPRLAGVDLPAEVLMQLYRGNAERLGYS, via the coding sequence ATGTCGCACCACGATCAGGATGCCCCGGTACACGGGGGGCGGTCCCCGGCGAACCGCCTCGGCCTCGATTACCACACCGTGCCGCCGCGCCGTTTCACCGGCCGCAGCATCGATATCCACACGCATGTCCGGCGTTCGCCGACCCTGCCGCAGTTCTTCGAGGCGGCTGACCTCTATGGGGTGGGGACCGTGGTCTCGATGACGCCGCTCGACGAGGTGCCCGCGCTGCAGGATGAGTACGGTGACCGGCTGCGGTTCATCGCGATCCCGAACTGGCGGCAGAAAGACCGCACGGAGGATTTCCGGCGGCAGTGGCTGGCGGACCTGGAGGCATTCGCGGGGCGCGGCGCACGCCGGATGAAGTTCTGGATGGCGCCGCCCATGCGCGAGAAGTTTCCCCGCCTGTTGCGGGACGACTTCTTCACGCCGGTGCTCGAGCAGGGCTGCGCGCTGGGATTCGACTTCATGATCCACGCGGGCGATCCGACGGCCTGGTTTGCACCGGGCGGCAAGTACGCCGACGCGGCCAGATTCGGCACCAAGGAGTCCCAGTACGACCAGCTCGAGTATCTGCTGGAACGGGTGGCGCCGCGGAATGTCATCGCCGCCCACATGGGAGGGAACTGCGAAGACCCAGGGTTTCTCGCGCGTCTGCTCGACCGGTATCCGAACCTCTACCTCGACAGCAGTGCGACGAAGTGGATCGTTCGCGCCGTCGCGGCACAACCTGAGGGAGTCCGCGCGCTGCTGCTGCGCCACCCGACCCGCATCCTGTTCGGCAGTGACCTGGTAGTGGCCGATCACTACGACTTCGACCACTACGCCAGTCGGTACTGGTGCCAGGTGCAGATGTGGGAAAGCGTGTATCGCGGCGAGAGTCCGATCGAGGACCCCGACGCCGCACCACCACCACGTCTGGCCGGGGTGGATCTTCCGGCCGAAGTGCTCATGCAGCTCTATCGAGGGAATGCGGAGCGACTCGGATACTCTTGA
- the gatB gene encoding Asp-tRNA(Asn)/Glu-tRNA(Gln) amidotransferase subunit GatB: MLEIHGLRCDPIIGLEIHVQLATRTKMWCGCTLAFGAEPNTHVCPVCLGLPGALPVANQRAVELAVRTSIALGCHIAQFTQWDRKSYYYPDLPKNYQISQYDHPLAERGVFEFPSDGGFARVRIRRAHLEEDAGKNVHDFPGYTGVDLNRAGTPLLEVVTEPDLRSADEAREFAVQLHRLVRYLGVSEANMQQGQMRFEPNINLRIHRDGQVYVTPIVEVKNLNSFKSLHGAIAYEIPRQVEEWLETGAVARSGNKGNRGWDDQREITVVQREKEEAHDYRYFPDPDLVPVTHEPAWIDALRNEMPELPVPRAARFVHGFRLPERDAPALVDDRATADLLDEAAEAGGDQVTLGKHFLSFWQRYANERQTTIAGLGVAAPRLAELANLVVAGEINATAAVQIAGEMLTDSAPPRAIAERLGLLQIRDSDQIARWVAEVLVNHAQAVRDAVANPKKLKAARGFLLGQVMKLSGGTADPELAGRLIDEQLARAT; the protein is encoded by the coding sequence ATGCTCGAAATTCACGGCTTGCGCTGCGACCCGATCATCGGGCTCGAGATCCACGTGCAACTTGCAACCCGCACGAAGATGTGGTGCGGCTGCACGCTGGCCTTCGGGGCCGAGCCGAATACCCACGTTTGCCCCGTGTGTCTCGGCCTGCCCGGCGCGCTGCCGGTTGCCAATCAGCGGGCCGTCGAACTGGCGGTACGTACTTCGATCGCCCTGGGCTGCCACATTGCCCAGTTCACCCAATGGGACCGCAAAAGCTACTACTACCCCGACCTGCCGAAAAACTACCAGATTTCGCAGTACGATCACCCGCTGGCGGAACGCGGAGTGTTCGAGTTTCCCAGCGACGGCGGGTTCGCGCGCGTCCGTATCCGGCGGGCGCACCTGGAGGAGGATGCGGGGAAGAATGTACATGATTTCCCTGGCTACACCGGTGTCGATCTCAACCGCGCGGGGACCCCGCTGCTGGAGGTCGTCACAGAGCCGGACCTGCGCTCCGCCGATGAGGCCCGCGAGTTCGCCGTGCAGCTCCACCGCCTGGTGCGTTACCTCGGGGTCAGCGAAGCCAACATGCAGCAGGGTCAGATGCGCTTCGAGCCGAACATCAACCTGCGCATTCACCGTGACGGACAAGTGTATGTCACGCCCATCGTCGAAGTAAAAAACCTGAACTCATTCAAGTCGCTGCATGGCGCGATCGCGTACGAAATACCGCGCCAGGTTGAAGAATGGCTGGAGACCGGCGCCGTCGCCCGTTCCGGCAACAAGGGCAACCGCGGCTGGGACGACCAGCGTGAGATCACGGTCGTTCAGCGGGAAAAAGAGGAGGCCCACGATTACCGCTACTTCCCGGATCCCGACCTGGTGCCGGTGACGCACGAACCTGCGTGGATCGACGCCCTGCGCAACGAGATGCCCGAGCTCCCGGTCCCCCGCGCAGCCCGCTTCGTGCACGGCTTTCGTCTGCCTGAGCGCGATGCGCCCGCACTCGTCGACGATCGCGCCACCGCCGACTTGCTCGACGAGGCCGCGGAGGCGGGCGGCGACCAGGTCACCTTGGGGAAGCACTTCCTGAGCTTCTGGCAGCGCTACGCGAATGAACGCCAGACCACCATCGCAGGTCTCGGAGTTGCGGCGCCACGCCTGGCGGAGTTGGCCAACCTGGTTGTCGCCGGTGAGATCAACGCCACCGCGGCCGTGCAGATCGCGGGTGAGATGCTTACGGACTCCGCCCCGCCACGGGCGATTGCGGAGCGCCTCGGGCTCTTGCAGATACGGGACAGCGACCAGATCGCGCGCTGGGTCGCGGAAGTCCTCGTCAACCACGCCCAGGCCGTGCGTGACGCCGTAGCGAATCCGAAGAAGCTCAAGGCGGCGCGCGGCTTCCTGCTCGGCCAGGTCATGAAGCTGTCCGGCGGCACCGCAGACCCCGAGTTGGCCGGCCGGCTGATCGACGAACAACTCGCGCGCGCAACCTGA
- the acs gene encoding acetate--CoA ligase, with the protein MTAETTVTAERTFPPSETFAAQAHIKSLAEYRRLYERSIQDPEGFWADIAQENFHWHKPWTKVRTYDFRDKISIQWFIGAQTNISYNCLDRHLERRGDQVAIQWEGNDPGEDRKLTYRELHREVCKFANVLKQTGVKRGDRVSIYMPMIPELAIAMLACARIGAVHSIVFGGFSPDSLADRIVDSKCEYVITADGAMRGPKPVPLKGNADQAMDLALRQGVKVRTCIVAQRLPGKLEVAMRPGRDHWWHEVMADASSDCPPAWMDAEDPLFILYTSGSTGKPKGVLHSTAGYMVFTGITHKYVFDYHEGDIYWCTADIGWVTGHSYIVYGPLCNGATTIMFEGIPNYPDPGRFWDVVDKYKVTQFYTAPTAIRALMREGEQHVQKRKLTSLRLLGSVGEPINPEAWLWYHKYVGHERCPIVDTWWQTETGGILITPLPGAIPTKPGSATLPFFGVRPVILDEQGNEKHGATEGALFISEPWPGIMRTVFGQHERFKETYFSRVPGFYFTGDGCRRDADGYYWITGRIDDVINVSGHRMGTAEIESALVAHPSVAEAAVVGYPHEIKGQGIYAYVTLKVGLDYTDALKKELVQHVRKEIGPIATPDVIHWAPGLPKTRSGKIMRRILRKIAEGQSDQIGDTTTLADPAVVEHLIHNK; encoded by the coding sequence ATGACTGCCGAAACCACCGTTACCGCGGAACGCACCTTTCCCCCCAGTGAGACTTTTGCCGCCCAGGCGCACATCAAGTCGCTGGCGGAGTATCGCCGTCTGTACGAGAGGTCGATACAGGATCCGGAGGGGTTCTGGGCGGACATCGCCCAGGAGAACTTCCACTGGCACAAGCCGTGGACCAAGGTGCGCACGTACGATTTCCGCGACAAGATCTCGATCCAGTGGTTCATCGGCGCCCAGACGAACATCAGCTACAACTGTCTCGATCGCCACCTGGAGCGCCGCGGCGACCAGGTCGCGATTCAATGGGAGGGCAACGATCCAGGTGAGGACCGCAAGCTGACGTACCGCGAACTGCACCGCGAAGTCTGCAAGTTCGCCAACGTGCTGAAGCAGACTGGCGTGAAGCGCGGCGACCGCGTCTCGATTTACATGCCGATGATCCCTGAACTGGCGATCGCGATGCTGGCCTGTGCGCGCATCGGTGCCGTGCACTCGATCGTGTTCGGCGGTTTCAGCCCCGACTCGCTGGCCGATCGCATCGTGGATTCCAAGTGCGAGTATGTCATCACGGCCGACGGTGCCATGCGCGGCCCCAAGCCCGTGCCATTGAAAGGCAATGCTGACCAAGCCATGGATCTCGCTTTGCGGCAGGGGGTGAAGGTCCGGACCTGCATCGTCGCGCAGCGCCTGCCGGGCAAGCTGGAGGTCGCGATGCGGCCCGGTCGCGATCACTGGTGGCACGAGGTCATGGCCGATGCATCCTCCGACTGTCCGCCGGCCTGGATGGATGCGGAGGACCCGCTCTTCATCCTGTACACCTCGGGTTCAACCGGCAAGCCGAAGGGCGTGCTGCACAGCACGGCGGGCTACATGGTCTTTACCGGCATCACCCACAAGTACGTCTTCGACTACCACGAGGGCGACATTTACTGGTGCACCGCGGACATCGGCTGGGTCACCGGGCATTCGTACATCGTGTACGGTCCACTCTGCAATGGTGCGACGACGATCATGTTCGAGGGCATCCCGAATTACCCCGATCCCGGCCGGTTCTGGGATGTCGTCGACAAGTACAAGGTCACCCAGTTCTACACCGCCCCAACGGCCATCCGCGCATTGATGCGTGAAGGCGAACAGCATGTGCAGAAGCGCAAGCTTACCAGTCTGCGCCTGCTGGGCTCCGTCGGCGAACCCATCAACCCGGAAGCCTGGCTCTGGTATCACAAATACGTGGGTCACGAGCGTTGCCCGATCGTCGACACCTGGTGGCAGACGGAGACCGGTGGCATCCTGATCACGCCGCTCCCGGGCGCCATCCCCACCAAACCCGGCTCCGCTACGCTGCCATTCTTCGGTGTCCGGCCGGTGATTCTGGACGAGCAGGGGAACGAGAAACACGGCGCAACCGAGGGCGCGCTCTTCATCTCCGAACCGTGGCCGGGAATCATGCGCACGGTGTTCGGCCAGCACGAGCGCTTCAAGGAGACCTACTTCAGCCGGGTGCCTGGTTTCTATTTCACCGGCGACGGCTGCCGGCGCGACGCTGACGGGTACTACTGGATCACGGGACGGATTGACGACGTCATCAACGTCTCCGGGCACCGCATGGGCACGGCTGAGATCGAGAGTGCCCTCGTGGCCCATCCGTCCGTGGCGGAGGCCGCTGTTGTGGGCTACCCCCATGAGATCAAGGGTCAGGGCATCTACGCCTACGTGACACTCAAGGTGGGGTTGGACTACACGGATGCGCTCAAGAAGGAACTCGTGCAGCACGTTCGCAAGGAGATCGGCCCGATCGCGACGCCGGACGTGATCCACTGGGCACCCGGCCTCCCCAAGACGCGCAGCGGCAAGATCATGCGGCGCATTCTTCGCAAGATTGCCGAGGGCCAGTCTGATCAGATCGGCGATACGACGACCCTCGCCGACCCGGCCGTCGTGGAGCATCTCATCCACAACAAGTAA
- a CDS encoding potassium channel protein, producing MPQADYENLRVRVRSTPPALVHLWREWCFFRVILVHFRVRFAVMIGILLTGGLLFKYLDPARDLSLPKAMYFTWSLVFGEPPEEFPDHVVLQSLFFIIPVLGLLVILEGLVDFAFILRDRRRHERSWCKVMAAALRNHIILVGLGKLGYRAYRLLRQLGAPVVVIERNGDNQFLDELRRDGTPLLIGDARREALLVDAHAAAARSIIVATNDDLANLEIALDARRIQPGIRVVLRMFDQNMADKIRGGFNLQVAMSQSAMSAPAFVMAALESSIVSSTVIGQELVVIQRWRAHAGGPLAGHNVAELMRTYGVVVVERSAPGSTPHIMPGPDTVIAAGDQLLVQGTFDRLRNLADEVQGLAAAAAST from the coding sequence ATGCCCCAGGCCGACTACGAGAACCTGCGCGTTCGCGTCCGCAGCACCCCCCCGGCCCTGGTGCACCTCTGGCGCGAATGGTGCTTCTTCCGGGTGATTCTCGTGCACTTTCGCGTGCGTTTCGCGGTGATGATTGGCATCCTGCTGACGGGTGGGCTCCTTTTCAAGTACCTCGATCCGGCGCGCGACCTTTCCTTGCCCAAGGCGATGTACTTCACCTGGTCGCTGGTGTTCGGCGAGCCGCCTGAGGAGTTCCCCGATCACGTCGTCCTTCAGTCGCTCTTCTTCATCATCCCGGTCCTCGGCCTGTTGGTGATCCTCGAAGGGCTCGTGGATTTCGCTTTTATCCTGCGCGACCGTCGTCGCCACGAACGGAGCTGGTGCAAGGTCATGGCTGCCGCACTTCGCAATCACATCATCCTGGTCGGGCTGGGGAAGCTCGGTTACCGCGCTTATCGCCTGCTGCGTCAGCTTGGCGCGCCGGTCGTCGTCATCGAGCGCAATGGCGACAACCAGTTTCTCGACGAATTGCGCCGTGACGGCACGCCCCTGCTGATCGGCGACGCCCGCCGAGAGGCCCTGCTGGTCGACGCCCACGCCGCGGCCGCCCGCAGCATCATCGTCGCTACCAACGACGACCTCGCGAACCTCGAGATCGCCCTCGACGCGCGCCGCATCCAACCTGGCATCCGCGTCGTATTGCGGATGTTCGATCAGAACATGGCCGACAAGATCCGGGGCGGTTTCAACTTGCAGGTGGCCATGTCCCAGTCGGCCATGTCCGCCCCGGCCTTCGTGATGGCGGCCCTGGAGAGTTCCATCGTCAGCAGCACGGTCATCGGGCAGGAGCTGGTCGTCATTCAGCGCTGGCGAGCCCATGCTGGCGGTCCACTCGCTGGTCACAACGTGGCGGAACTCATGCGGACCTACGGTGTTGTCGTGGTGGAGCGCAGTGCACCGGGCTCGACTCCACACATCATGCCCGGCCCGGATACCGTGATCGCGGCGGGCGATCAATTGCTGGTGCAGGGCACATTCGATCGGCTGCGCAACCTGGCGGACGAAGTGCAGGGACTGGCTGCTGCCGCCGCAAGTACGTGA
- a CDS encoding MCP four helix bundle domain-containing protein — protein sequence MKARTGWTIGRKLMGAFLLVSAVTALLGGVGYYAVNSGSRAIDIVGEEALPRVDNLMIIASSAEAIRGINRALGIAGLSREMRQEQYANLLAQRERYQAAWEVYEGLPHSAEEAQLWREFVPKWEAWRAENNKLMELCKRFDEVGIINPTELVGQLERSAKEHYILVQRLLHLLHLEDASFEGGEDPTGCNIGRWLASFQTDNPEIATLIREIDTPHRKLHATVAQIKRLAAEGKSTEAEALYREEFLPTQVDVTQHIGEMIAVAYTANEALSAAQQQLMGPVAQRQREALEALYAVVAVNREGAAAEVQSSQSQAGMLQVLMISAAVIGVAIAMSLGVLITRGINRALTRIATQLNEGADQVNDAASQVATASQQLAEGAGEQASSLEETSSALEEMAAMTRTNADNATQADKLAGEARQAASAGDQSMEQLNEAMTGINESSEKISKIIKVIEEIAFQTNLLALNAAVEAARAGEHGKGFAVVAEEVRNLAHRAAQAARETTGLIEDAVNRARQGTQVAGEVGQSLAAIVQQASQVSDLINGIARASNEQAQGVDQVNTAVSQMDRVTQQNAAGAEESASAAEQLSAQAQTVKALVNDLVVMVGGAAERDTHAYAAGPAKKASAPQKTGHQYHFGHKSTPTRAKSVPTTPAQKTPMQAPEPTGTSADLSEF from the coding sequence ATGAAAGCGCGGACCGGTTGGACGATCGGACGAAAGTTGATGGGGGCGTTCCTGCTGGTGAGCGCGGTGACGGCGCTGCTGGGTGGCGTGGGTTATTACGCCGTCAACAGTGGCTCGCGTGCCATCGACATCGTTGGAGAAGAAGCACTGCCACGCGTTGACAATCTGATGATCATCGCAAGCAGCGCCGAGGCCATCCGCGGCATCAATCGTGCATTGGGCATCGCGGGGCTCTCGCGCGAGATGCGCCAAGAGCAGTATGCGAACCTGCTCGCACAACGAGAACGTTACCAGGCCGCTTGGGAGGTCTACGAGGGGCTGCCGCACAGCGCAGAAGAGGCCCAGTTGTGGCGGGAGTTCGTACCCAAATGGGAAGCGTGGCGCGCCGAGAATAACAAGCTGATGGAGCTGTGCAAGCGTTTCGATGAAGTCGGCATCATCAATCCGACGGAACTGGTGGGACAGCTCGAGCGGAGCGCGAAAGAGCACTACATCCTGGTGCAGCGCTTGCTGCACTTGTTGCACTTGGAAGATGCCAGTTTCGAGGGTGGTGAGGACCCCACGGGATGCAACATCGGGCGTTGGCTGGCAAGCTTCCAGACCGACAATCCCGAAATCGCCACACTGATTCGTGAGATCGATACCCCGCACCGCAAACTTCATGCGACGGTAGCGCAGATCAAGCGACTTGCGGCGGAAGGCAAGTCCACCGAGGCCGAGGCACTCTATCGTGAGGAATTTCTTCCTACTCAGGTTGATGTGACTCAGCACATAGGAGAAATGATTGCGGTTGCCTATACAGCCAACGAAGCGCTGAGTGCGGCGCAGCAGCAACTGATGGGACCGGTCGCACAACGGCAGCGCGAAGCGCTTGAAGCACTCTATGCGGTCGTTGCTGTCAACCGTGAAGGCGCCGCCGCCGAGGTCCAATCGAGCCAGTCCCAGGCCGGCATGCTCCAGGTGCTGATGATATCCGCAGCCGTCATCGGTGTAGCGATTGCCATGTCGCTCGGTGTTCTGATCACGCGTGGCATCAACCGCGCCTTGACGCGCATCGCCACCCAGCTCAACGAGGGGGCCGACCAGGTGAACGATGCGGCCTCGCAGGTCGCGACCGCCTCACAGCAGCTCGCGGAAGGAGCCGGTGAGCAGGCCTCCTCGCTCGAAGAGACGTCGAGCGCGCTCGAGGAAATGGCGGCCATGACGCGCACCAACGCCGACAACGCGACGCAAGCCGACAAGCTGGCCGGCGAGGCGCGGCAGGCCGCCAGCGCCGGCGACCAGAGCATGGAACAGCTCAACGAGGCGATGACCGGGATCAACGAATCGTCGGAGAAGATCAGCAAGATCATCAAGGTGATTGAGGAGATCGCCTTCCAGACCAACCTGCTGGCACTCAATGCGGCCGTCGAGGCGGCCCGGGCCGGTGAGCACGGTAAGGGCTTCGCCGTTGTGGCGGAGGAGGTCCGCAACCTGGCACACCGTGCGGCACAGGCCGCGCGGGAGACCACGGGTCTCATCGAAGATGCCGTGAACCGGGCGCGACAGGGTACGCAGGTGGCAGGCGAAGTTGGCCAGTCACTCGCGGCGATCGTGCAACAGGCCTCGCAGGTCTCCGACCTCATCAACGGCATTGCCCGCGCCAGCAATGAGCAGGCCCAGGGTGTGGACCAGGTGAACACGGCCGTGTCGCAGATGGACCGTGTGACACAGCAGAACGCGGCCGGGGCGGAGGAATCCGCCAGTGCCGCGGAGCAGCTCAGCGCCCAGGCCCAGACGGTCAAGGCGCTGGTGAACGACCTGGTCGTGATGGTGGGTGGGGCGGCCGAGCGTGATACGCACGCGTACGCGGCCGGACCGGCGAAGAAGGCGAGTGCGCCGCAGAAGACCGGGCACCAGTACCACTTCGGGCACAAGTCCACGCCGACGCGTGCGAAGTCCGTGCCGACCACCCCCGCGCAGAAAACCCCGATGCAAGCTCCCGAGCCCACCGGCACAAGTGCGGACTTGTCGGAATTCTAA